ATTTTGCAACTCCCCAGCCAGTTTTTTACCTCCCTGATTTCACTCAGCTTTATGCTTTCCTACAGTTGGTGGCTAACTGGTGTGTCTTTTCTTAGCTTTTTGGTAATTACCATTATTGATGTTTCGTTTATGCCAAGCCAACGGCGCAGAACTCGTGAGGCGATCGCACTCAGAAGTGAAAGTCAGGGTTTTTTAGTAGAAACATTTCGTGGTATTCAGGTATTAAAAACGACGCAAGCAACTCCGCAGGCACAGGAGGAATATCAGCAGAATTTTGGGCGGTTAGCGCATCTTAACTGGAGCACAATGAAACTGTCGGTCTACAGCAAGACATTGACCAATTTTCTCTCGAAATTAACCAGCGTTACCTTGTTGTGGATGGGAAGCTATTTAGTAATCGATCGCACCATGACGATCGGACAGTTGCTGGCATTCAGCGCCATGAGCAGCAATTTTATCGGCTTTCTCAATTTTACGGTCGGATTGGGGGACGATTTGATTACTGCGCAACTGGTCATCCAACGCTTGACAGAAGTTTTGGATGCTACGCCAGAAAGCCCTAATGATGAGAAGAAACCTTGGGCTTCAATCTCTGATGATGCCGATATTGTTTGTACCCAACTCAACTTTCACCATCCCGGACGCACCGACTTACTCAAAGATTTTTCTGTCACCCTTCCCGGCGGAAAAGCGATCGCACTGATTGGCAAGTCTGGTTGTGGTAAAAGTACGCTGGTGAAACTGCTTGCTGGATTGTACAGCTTGCAATCGGGTAATATTCGCATCGGTATGTATAATCACTCTGACCTGTCGCTAGATAGCCTACGACAACAAATAGTATTAGTGCCTCAAGAAGCGCATTTTTGGAAGCGATCGATTCTGGAAAATTTCTCTTTCAGTTATCCTCAGGCGACCTTTGAACAAATTGTTCAAGCTTGCCAGATTGCAGGTGCTGATGAGTTTATTAGTGAATTACCTGACAAATATCAAACCGTACTCGGCGAATTTGGAGCAAATTTGTCTGGAGGACAACGGCAAAGATTAGCCCTAGCTAGAGGTATTGTTACTCAGCCGCCAATTTTAATTCTGGATGAGTCTACCAGTGCCCTAGACCCTCAAACTGAGGCAGAAGTGTTAGATAAATTGCTATTTTACCGTCGGGGCAAAATGACGATTACGATCAGCCATCGTCCTAGAGTTATTGAACGAGCAGATTGGGTGATTTTGCTAGACAAAGGAGAACTCAAACTTCAGGGAACAGTGAATGAGTTACGCGCCCAGGATGGAGCGCACCTTAGCTTCCTCATGCCATAATTTTTTAGAGTCGCTGGCAAGAAGCTAGGAGCCAAGAGCTTTCGATCGTCTTGGGGCAAGAAGAAAGTAGGGGCGAGTAGGGGCACGGCATCGATCGGATTACTGTATACACCAAAAGATTGTGGATGCCGTGCCCTATGAAGTATTCCATCTCTAGGCAAGACACTTAGTTATACATAATTAGCTGGTCTAAGTTTTAGAAAAACTTAAACTTGCAAATACATATATTTTGTTTGCTAAGTACTTGTGCTGTAACTAGGGCTGTGTAATAATATTAAATTAATCTACGATAACTTGGTAGACAAAACGTATTTTATTCTCAAGTACTGCACAAATAGAGCAAACAGTTTAGATATTCAATGCCAATACAGTAATACAACTCTGGTTGATGTCGGGTTTTGAGTCTTGATTTTTGCTTGGTCGTGGTTGACGACTTGTGAAAATCAACGAGTCATATTAGCTATGGAGACGTAATCATGACAATTGCAATTGAACGTCCTACGAAAAAGTCTCGTTCTGCACAGATTCGGGAGCAACTAGGTTATCCCATCATTGATACCGATGTGCATACCCAGGAATTTGAACCAGCTTTTCTGGACTATTTAGCCCAAGTAGGTGGCGCTAAACTTGCGGATAGTTTCCGAGATCATTTACCTGGCGCTGGCCGCTATCGTTGGTTCCAGCAAACACCAGAAGAACGTCATACTTACCGCACAGCCCGTCCTCCGTTTTGGGGTCGTCCTACAAAGGATACGTTAAACCTGGCAACTGTTAGCTTACCAAAGCTACTGCACGAACGTTTGCAAGAAGCTGGGACAGATTTTGCTGTACTGTATCCCAACTTAGCAACCCTAGCACCGCAAATTAAAAACGCAGAAATGCGTCGGGCGGTGTGTCGTGCAGCCAACCTCTACCATGCAGATATCTTCCGCCCCTACTCCGATCGCCTAACTCCGATTGCTACCATTCCTCTGCACACGCCAGAGGAAGGGATAGAAGAATTGGAATATGCGGTCAAAGAATTAGGATTGAAAGCAATTCAGATTCCCGGTTATGTGACTCGCGTGATTCCTGGCTTCGAGAAATATCCCGAAGAAGTCCAACGAGAAGCAACTTGGATTGATAACTTTGCTTTAGATAGTGCCTACGATTACGATCCTTTCTGGGCGAAGTGCGTAGAACTCAAAGTTGTCCCCACCACCCACGCTTCTGGTATGGGTTGGACATCGCGGCGTTCGATTTCCAACTACCAATACAATCACATCGGACACTTTGCATCGGCTGCGGAAGCTTTTTGTAAAGCACTGTTCTTTGGTGGTGTTACTTATCGTTTCCCGACTCTGAGATTTGCTTTTCTAGAGGGTGGTTCGGCTTGGGGTGCTAGCCTCTATACAGATCTGATTTGGCATTGGGAAACTCGCAACCCAGAGATTTTACAAAACAATCATCCTAATAATGTGAATCGGGAAGAATTGCGGGAATTGTTTGTACGTTACGGTGGCAAAGAATTCCGCGATCGCTTTGATGAAATTGGTAGTGGTTTAGGTTTCCACGGCAAATACTTTGCACCGGAAGATCCTGGCGAATTGAATGAATTTGCTGCGGCGGGAATTACCAAAGCGGAAGATGTGCGCGATCGCTTCCTGAACCATTTCTACTTTGGTACAGAATCAGACGATATCCGTGTGGCTTACGCTTTCCATCAAAAAGCCAATCCTTATGGAGACAGAGTAAAAGCCTTCTTGGGTTCTGATTCCGGTCATTGGGATGTACCTGACATTACAGCTGTTACCTCCAACGCTTACAGCATGGTAGAACGCGGTATCCTCAGCGAAGAAGACTTGCGATATTTCCTCTCAATTCATCCTTTGGAATTGTATACAAGTCTGAATCGTGACTTCTTTAAAGGTACCGCCATTGAAAAAGAAGCAGAAGAGTATTTAGCAACCAATACTCGCGCTTAATTAAGTAGGTCGGCGTAATTAAAAAGAACTAGTTAGGGTTAGTAAATATTTTGGTTTGTATGCCGACCTAACTAATAACAAATTTGTGTTTTGATGCGATCAAGCTGAAGGTGGGCAATGTCCACCTTCTTATCTAAAACACATTTGTTTTGCACTTTTCACCTTTAGAATTCAACCTAAGAGCTAATTAAAATTTCATGAGCCTTGAATTTAAATAAAGAAGGACTAATATATCTGAAATCTAAATTAGTGAGTATTTTGAAAATACTAATTAAATGCTCAGTTGAAGATATAGAATTTTTTCACCCATTACGCACTTCAGAACGTTAAATATGCTATCCAGTCAACCTCAGCGTTTGTCAATCTTTCGGAGATTTACATTACTCATAGTTCCGGGATTATTAACCTTAGCGACTTCCTTAAGTTTGGTTAGTTGTACGCAAGGAAATCAAAACACCCAAAATCAATCTTCTGCTAGCAATGTATCTGATACTAAACCCTCTGGAGTTAAAACTAAAACACTCCGCATGGGATATCAACAAGCTGGCGATTTGGTGAGGGTGACGCAAGTATTAGAAAAGCGTCTAGAACCCTTGGGAGTCAAGGTAGAGTGGGCGCAATTTGCTCAAGGCCCGCAGCTAATGGAAGCCATGAATGTGGGTAAAATTGACTTGGGTTCTGTTGGCGAAACTCCCCCTATCTTTGCTCAAGCGGCTGGTGCTGATATTGTTTATGTAGTAGGTTCAAAACGTACAGAGAAAACGGGTAGAGGTAGTGCGATCGCAGTTCCGCCAAATTCTCCAATTAAAAGCGTTAAAGACATTAAAGGACAAAAAGTTGTTTTCCAAAAAGCTTCTGCTTCTCACTATTTCATTCTCAGAGAGTTAGAAAAGGTAGGTTTGAAACCAGGAGATATTCAAGTTTTGAGTATACCTAATGTAGAAGCTAGTAGCGCATTTTTAGAAGGTAAAATTCCTGTTTGGGTAAGTGGCGATCCGCACTTAGCAAGGGCTGAACTTTTAGGTAAAGCAAGAATTATTAAAACAGCTGAAGGACTTGATACTCCTGGTGGTTATTATGTCGGTAGAAAACAGTTTGCAATTGACAACCCAGAATTGCTACGGATTGTCATTGAAGAAATTGATAACATTCAGCGCTGGGCTGAGGCTCATCCTAAAGAAACGGCAAAATTAATATTACCTCATCAGAAACTAGATCCAAAAGTGATGGATTTGGTACTTAGCCGCCGTAGCTATGGATTAAGAGCAATTTCTCCTGAGTTGATCGCCGAACAACAAAGAATTGCCGATTATTTCTA
The genomic region above belongs to Calothrix sp. NIES-2098 and contains:
- a CDS encoding ABC transporter ATP-binding protein, whose amino-acid sequence is MKYPHVRQHGQEDCGAACLAMICRFYGRIFTINRIRETVGTIQTGTTLLGLKRGSEALGFHARGVKVSNDFLQQMQQFPLPAIIHWKGYHWVVLYGKRGKKYIVGDPAIGLRYLTQEELLEGWRNRVILLLQPDELRFYAQESDKVRGFGRFLRRAFPYRWILLQAIALNVTIGLLSLTAPLLTQILTDDVLVRGDTQLLTVVAIGVIALNLFSNLIGVVQSFLLGYFGQRMQLGLLMEYGYKLLHLPLSYFESHRSGEVTSRLADVRTVNTLVQTVILQLPSQFFTSLISLSFMLSYSWWLTGVSFLSFLVITIIDVSFMPSQRRRTREAIALRSESQGFLVETFRGIQVLKTTQATPQAQEEYQQNFGRLAHLNWSTMKLSVYSKTLTNFLSKLTSVTLLWMGSYLVIDRTMTIGQLLAFSAMSSNFIGFLNFTVGLGDDLITAQLVIQRLTEVLDATPESPNDEKKPWASISDDADIVCTQLNFHHPGRTDLLKDFSVTLPGGKAIALIGKSGCGKSTLVKLLAGLYSLQSGNIRIGMYNHSDLSLDSLRQQIVLVPQEAHFWKRSILENFSFSYPQATFEQIVQACQIAGADEFISELPDKYQTVLGEFGANLSGGQRQRLALARGIVTQPPILILDESTSALDPQTEAEVLDKLLFYRRGKMTITISHRPRVIERADWVILLDKGELKLQGTVNELRAQDGAHLSFLMP
- a CDS encoding amidohydrolase 2; translation: MTIAIERPTKKSRSAQIREQLGYPIIDTDVHTQEFEPAFLDYLAQVGGAKLADSFRDHLPGAGRYRWFQQTPEERHTYRTARPPFWGRPTKDTLNLATVSLPKLLHERLQEAGTDFAVLYPNLATLAPQIKNAEMRRAVCRAANLYHADIFRPYSDRLTPIATIPLHTPEEGIEELEYAVKELGLKAIQIPGYVTRVIPGFEKYPEEVQREATWIDNFALDSAYDYDPFWAKCVELKVVPTTHASGMGWTSRRSISNYQYNHIGHFASAAEAFCKALFFGGVTYRFPTLRFAFLEGGSAWGASLYTDLIWHWETRNPEILQNNHPNNVNREELRELFVRYGGKEFRDRFDEIGSGLGFHGKYFAPEDPGELNEFAAAGITKAEDVRDRFLNHFYFGTESDDIRVAYAFHQKANPYGDRVKAFLGSDSGHWDVPDITAVTSNAYSMVERGILSEEDLRYFLSIHPLELYTSLNRDFFKGTAIEKEAEEYLATNTRA
- a CDS encoding aliphatic sulfonates ABC transporter substrate-binding protein, whose product is MLSSQPQRLSIFRRFTLLIVPGLLTLATSLSLVSCTQGNQNTQNQSSASNVSDTKPSGVKTKTLRMGYQQAGDLVRVTQVLEKRLEPLGVKVEWAQFAQGPQLMEAMNVGKIDLGSVGETPPIFAQAAGADIVYVVGSKRTEKTGRGSAIAVPPNSPIKSVKDIKGQKVVFQKASASHYFILRELEKVGLKPGDIQVLSIPNVEASSAFLEGKIPVWVSGDPHLARAELLGKARIIKTAEGLDTPGGYYVGRKQFAIDNPELLRIVIEEIDNIQRWAEAHPKETAKLILPHQKLDPKVMDLVLSRRSYGLRAISPELIAEQQRIADYFYKNGVIPKQVNIKEAVLTPEQYAAITPTTISQK